The Marinomonas profundi DNA segment TGCAACGTGAAGGCAGCCGCTATTCTTTAAACCCTTCGCAGTACACGATTTTGAAATGTCTGCTGCAAAAAGCGCCTGATGTGGTATCAAAAGAAGACGTTTGTGATGCCTTGTGGGGAGATGAAGAGCCAGACAGTAAAGTCTTACGCAGCCATATCTATCAATTACGTAGCCTGATAGATCGACCATTTGAGCACGCTTATTTAAGAACCGTGTCTAAAGTCGGTTATCGTCTTGTGGCGGAAGGTGACGAATGAAACCTATTAAAACCGCTAAGCAGTTAACTTTTACGTATTTCTCTATTGTGGCATTTGCGATTATCGTTTTTCATTTTTCGATGTTTACGTCAATGATTGAAAACGTTGAAATTATTTATGCTGAAAATCGCATGTTAAAAGACAAGGGCACCGCGGTGGCGTTATTAAACGGCACGCAGCTCACTCATGTTTCTGTTCCGCCTTTTTCTGAAGTCTATGTGGGGAAAGAAAATTTACCCGCTTGGGTCGTGCTTAATTCAAGTATGACAGACGATAAGCCTTATGAATTAGATGACGAGTCCGACACGCCATTGGAAATATTTTCAATGCGCTCTAAGGTGAGGCTAAATGGTGAGGTAAAAGACCTTTACGTGATTCATTACGATGAAATTTATGAAATATCCGAAGAGCAAATGTTTGAAACGCAAAGTACGCAGCTGGCGTTGTCTTTGTTGTTATTGATTATTAGTTTGTGGGTGGTGATGCGAATTTCGGGCCGTTTAACTCAGCCTCTTGCGCAACTGTCAAAAAGTCTTGGAGAACGACGCTCGAATAACTTGTCCGCTATTACATTGCCGCAAGGCGCTGCCACAAGAGAAATACATCAATTAGTTGAGCGACTTAACGATTATCAAGATCAGATTCGTGACTTGATTGAGCGGGAACGAGCCTTTAATCGTTATGCGAGTCATGAGCTGCGCACGCCTCTTATGGTGATGAAAGGCGCTACCACACTACTGGGTAAATCGGATTCAAAAGTGTTTTTAGAGCGTCAACGAGTGCGTATGGTGCAGGCGTGCCAAGAGATGGAAGATTATATTACCACGCTGTTGTCTCTGACCCGAGAGGAAGATCTCGACGCCATGGCGTGCCGTGTTGTGCCATCGAGTGAATATGAGAGCATTCGTCAAACGCACTTGGGGTATATCATGGGGAAAAAGGTCGTTGTTAATATTATTGAAGACGGTCAAATTATCACCAAATTACCCATTCCAACCTTGCATATCTTAGTGGGAAATCTGTTAAAAAATGCCATGGCTTGCACCGAAGACGGCCATGTGAATATTCTAGTCACAGACAATGAGCTTGCTGTGGTTGACACGGGTTGCGGGTTAAGTGGTCAGCCGGGTGGGGAAAGTTACGGTTTAGGCTTGATGATAGTGCGTGATATTTGTGCCAAGTATCATTGCACCTTTTCACTCGAAGACAATAAGGCGTCAATAGGCTGCACTGCGACAGTGGTTTTCCCAAGCGCCTTTTAATGGCATCAAAGTAGGTGAGGGCTTTGAACGTAAAGTTATTTAATAAATTGATAAGTTGAAACCAATATCAGCATAAAACAATCGACTTTATAGATGTTATCATTTGTCTATTGGTCACACTCTTTCTTGATGCTTTATTTTATGGAGAAACACAATGAGCTCATCTATTTTAAAACGTATACCGCTGCAAATGTTTTGGCCGACCTTTGATCCTTTCTTATTTTGTGCCTTTCATAACGACACCTACCCTAAGGCAAACGCTTCTATGGGGCCGGATGCGCCGTTGAATAATCGTCCTTTGGGGCAAGATTTTGGCGGCATCGATGGCTGGCGTATGTATCACGGTAAAACGGTTCCTGGCTTTCCGGCGCATCCACATCGTGGTTTTGAGACGGTGACGGTTGTGAATAAGGGCTTTGTTGATCATGCCGATTCCATGGGCGCGGCGGGTCGTTATGGGGAAGGGGATACCCAATGGATGACGGCGGGGGAAGGGGTTCAGCATTCCGAAATGTTCCCTTTGTTGAATGAAGATGGTGTTAACCCATTAGAGCTGTTTCAAATTTGGCTGAATTTGCCCAGTAAGAATAAAATGGTGCCACCGCATTTCACCATGCTTTGGAACGAAGACACGCCTGTGGTGAAAGTGCCAGACAGTCAGGGTGTAGAAACGCAAGTGAAAGTGGTGGCGGGGACTTATCAAAAAGTTGATCCTTCGCCTTGCCCACCGAATTCATGGGCGGCCGATAGTAAAAATGACGTGGCTATTTGGTTGATTGATTTACCCGAAAATGGTGAATGGACATTGCCTGCGGCGGCCGCTAATTTGAGCCGTACCTTGTACTTTTTTGAAGGTGACAAGGTCATGTTAGACGAGGCGAGTGGGTCGATTAATGAGGCTTTTGTGCTGAAAAGTGATTCGCCTTTGGTGTTGCGGAATCAAGGTAAAAATGCCCGATTCTTATTATTGCAAGGTCGTCCAATTGGCGAGCATGTTGAACAACATGGGCCGTTTGTGATGAATACTCGCGCTGAGTTACAGCAAGCGTTCCAAGATTATCAGCGTACACAATTTGGTGGTTGGCCTTGGTCGCGCCATGATCAAGTGCATGATAAATCGAAAGGGCGCTTTGCTGAGCATGGTACGGAAGAAGCCTAAGTCAGCGGTGTGGATAAAACCTAATGACTTAACGTTTGGCGGGTGAAAAGACCCAAAAGCGTGAGAACGCATAATTGAGCATCATGCCAATGAATACACCGGGCACCATGGCGAGATAAGGCCATAAAAGCGCCAGTGTCGAATCGGCTATTGTTGGTGGCTGAGACATCAGTATTAGATAGCAGCCCCAATTAGGCACAAAGGCAATAACAGAGCCGCCGAGAAATTGCAGCCATTGCAATGCGGCGGCTTTTTTGTCTTTGTCGTCTTGTTTGCTATCTGTAAAGGTCATGGTGCGGTTCCACCACCAATTGGAGCTGGCGGCGACCCAGAATGCTATGGCGCGCGCCAGTAGATGAGGAAGCCAAATCGAAAGCAGCAACATGCTGATCAAGTCGACCAAAAAGCCAACACCGCCAACGATGCCAAAGCGTACAAAAGTATGTTTAAAAATGGAGTTCATGGTGGCATTCTAAGCAGGGAAACATCAAAAAAAGATGAAACGAATTTCAATCGTCATTTTTCTATTAATGAAATACAAGGATCGAAGATGAAAATACTTGCATTTGGTGCTAGTTCAAGCCGTCAGTCAATTAACAAGGCCTTGGCGGGTTACGCCGCTAATCTGGTTGAAGGTGCACAAGTCACGCTGTTAGACCTTAATGATTTCGACATGCCCTTGTTTAGCGAAGATGTTGAAAAGCACTCAGGTGTTCCTGCTCAAGCACAGGCATTTGTGGATGCCATTGCGCAGTCAGATGCGATTGTTGCCTCGTTTGCAGAGCACAACGGTTCTTATTCTGCGGCGTATAAAAATGTCTTTGATTGGGCGTCTCGTATCGAAAAAGCCGTGTATCAAGATAAGCCTATTGTGCTGCTGTCTACCTCGCCAGGGCCTGGTGGCGCGAGCAGTGTGTTGGCGCAAACCGTCAACAGTATGCCTTTCTTCAAGGGGAATGTAGTGGGAAGCTTGAGCGTGCCGAGTTTCTATGACGTGATGAAAGACGGCCAAATTGTCGACGAATCGGTGAAACAGTCGCTAGCAGCGCTGATTGCAAAATTATAAGGAGACGACTATGCCCTATGTCAATATACGCATTACCGATGAAGGTGTGACCAAAGAGCAAAAACAGGCGCTGATTAAAGGCGCGACAGATTTGCTGGTTGATGTGTTAGGTAAAAATCCAGCCACTACTGTGGTGGTGATTGATGAAGTGAACACCGATAATTGGGGGATTGCCGGCGAGCAAGTAACGGAGTTGAGAAAGAAATAAAAACCGAGTTGAAAGATTCCCTATAGGAATCCAAAAGATAAGTTTTATTCCTTTTACAAATACCTCTCTTAACCGCATGCTAGCGCTTTCTTTAAAACCTAGGGAAGCGTAACGCATGTGGATCTTTATTACCCTGTTTGCCGCAGGGTGTCAGTCGGTTCGAACCGCTTATCAAAATACGTTAGCCCAGCAAACGGGGTTCTTGCATGCCACTATGTCGCGCTCTTTGTATGGTTTGCCGTTGGTCAGTGTGTACCTTGTGGTGTGCTGGCAGGTTTTTGGCTGGGTGTCGGTCGAG contains these protein-coding regions:
- a CDS encoding sensor histidine kinase, whose protein sequence is MKPIKTAKQLTFTYFSIVAFAIIVFHFSMFTSMIENVEIIYAENRMLKDKGTAVALLNGTQLTHVSVPPFSEVYVGKENLPAWVVLNSSMTDDKPYELDDESDTPLEIFSMRSKVRLNGEVKDLYVIHYDEIYEISEEQMFETQSTQLALSLLLLIISLWVVMRISGRLTQPLAQLSKSLGERRSNNLSAITLPQGAATREIHQLVERLNDYQDQIRDLIERERAFNRYASHELRTPLMVMKGATTLLGKSDSKVFLERQRVRMVQACQEMEDYITTLLSLTREEDLDAMACRVVPSSEYESIRQTHLGYIMGKKVVVNIIEDGQIITKLPIPTLHILVGNLLKNAMACTEDGHVNILVTDNELAVVDTGCGLSGQPGGESYGLGLMIVRDICAKYHCTFSLEDNKASIGCTATVVFPSAF
- a CDS encoding pirin family protein; translated protein: MSSSILKRIPLQMFWPTFDPFLFCAFHNDTYPKANASMGPDAPLNNRPLGQDFGGIDGWRMYHGKTVPGFPAHPHRGFETVTVVNKGFVDHADSMGAAGRYGEGDTQWMTAGEGVQHSEMFPLLNEDGVNPLELFQIWLNLPSKNKMVPPHFTMLWNEDTPVVKVPDSQGVETQVKVVAGTYQKVDPSPCPPNSWAADSKNDVAIWLIDLPENGEWTLPAAAANLSRTLYFFEGDKVMLDEASGSINEAFVLKSDSPLVLRNQGKNARFLLLQGRPIGEHVEQHGPFVMNTRAELQQAFQDYQRTQFGGWPWSRHDQVHDKSKGRFAEHGTEEA
- a CDS encoding GtrA family protein, producing MNSIFKHTFVRFGIVGGVGFLVDLISMLLLSIWLPHLLARAIAFWVAASSNWWWNRTMTFTDSKQDDKDKKAAALQWLQFLGGSVIAFVPNWGCYLILMSQPPTIADSTLALLWPYLAMVPGVFIGMMLNYAFSRFWVFSPAKR
- a CDS encoding NADPH-dependent FMN reductase, which codes for MKILAFGASSSRQSINKALAGYAANLVEGAQVTLLDLNDFDMPLFSEDVEKHSGVPAQAQAFVDAIAQSDAIVASFAEHNGSYSAAYKNVFDWASRIEKAVYQDKPIVLLSTSPGPGGASSVLAQTVNSMPFFKGNVVGSLSVPSFYDVMKDGQIVDESVKQSLAALIAKL
- a CDS encoding 2-hydroxymuconate tautomerase family protein, which produces MPYVNIRITDEGVTKEQKQALIKGATDLLVDVLGKNPATTVVVIDEVNTDNWGIAGEQVTELRKK